In Kordia antarctica, the following proteins share a genomic window:
- a CDS encoding relaxase/mobilization nuclease domain-containing protein, with the protein MIRYVFDPKKMNYDALERKQLIVKKYLRGYDIEQWSDMFIENDNKRSFNHSKRTVLRHEIISFSPEDNKLLSRDMLKDFAKYYLKHRSVKSLGVCGVHYDEAIHIHFIISGVGIDSKSTRISRNEFKSFKIKLQEFQQEKYPQLSHSIVEHSKKKV; encoded by the coding sequence TTGATACGATATGTATTTGACCCAAAGAAAATGAATTATGATGCTTTGGAAAGAAAACAACTTATCGTTAAGAAATATCTTCGTGGATATGACATCGAACAATGGTCAGATATGTTTATAGAAAATGACAATAAGCGAAGCTTTAACCATAGTAAAAGAACGGTACTCAGACACGAGATTATTTCATTTTCTCCAGAAGACAACAAGTTATTATCACGAGATATGTTAAAAGACTTCGCTAAGTATTATTTGAAACATCGATCTGTAAAATCTCTAGGAGTTTGCGGAGTCCATTATGATGAAGCTATTCATATCCATTTTATTATTTCGGGTGTTGGGATTGATTCAAAATCAACAAGAATTTCACGAAATGAGTTTAAAAGCTTCAAGATTAAGTTGCAGGAATTTCAGCAAGAGAAGTATCCACAATTGAGTCATTCTATCGTTGAACATTCTAAAAAAAAAGTTTAA
- a CDS encoding type IV secretory system conjugative DNA transfer family protein, translating to MIQLLIYAISDIITGGFSFLFDGIDSITKKDNSLSSEFGNESSLLSSRHGGLSVTGTKFLSVEKSKEHLLYFGPTGLGKSTVCLVPSALNIALSKNGIDASMIINDPSKENLKLMNFFISKGYKVYRFDPNDIEHSIYYNPLHRIQNASDIAKVATLLVTKSSKETKDYWQLKSIEVISLLIGFLLEHTSKVYQNIANVYYLLENLAGNEDAVSGLFAEKSTEKQWRQFKALISNSDNTKASIISSAIGNLSFIGNDPNLCNLTSVDTFDFSNMAKEKIVLFLNCGTAEMEYYSPLLGLFFEQLFTELFRSIPKASDNHLYLLIDELSSIPIPSLSKVISNARKYFSILGILQSENQLYQSYGEYNAKTILNNACRVYMTGLNDECERISKALGEYEYYADKEKKMLRTRPLMSSSEIRTMPKDRVIVIPNGGLLPLYCKVKPFYKVGKYMRYLNTKLLEEDTPSLTANYLAQYLPLDAYQQNKNES from the coding sequence ATGATACAGCTACTAATCTATGCGATTAGCGATATCATCACAGGAGGCTTTAGCTTCCTGTTTGATGGTATCGACAGCATCACCAAAAAAGATAATTCCTTGTCATCTGAGTTTGGGAACGAGTCTTCCCTTCTCTCATCACGCCACGGCGGACTTTCTGTTACAGGAACAAAGTTTTTAAGTGTTGAAAAATCAAAAGAACATCTCTTATACTTCGGACCGACAGGACTGGGGAAATCCACAGTATGTTTGGTGCCCAGTGCCTTGAATATTGCACTATCTAAAAACGGAATCGATGCAAGTATGATTATCAACGATCCGTCAAAAGAAAATCTAAAACTAATGAATTTTTTTATCAGCAAAGGATATAAAGTATATCGCTTTGATCCAAATGATATTGAACATTCTATTTACTATAATCCATTGCATCGCATTCAAAATGCATCTGATATTGCCAAAGTAGCTACGCTCTTAGTTACTAAGAGCAGTAAAGAAACCAAAGATTATTGGCAATTAAAATCTATTGAAGTAATCAGCCTGTTAATTGGTTTTCTTTTGGAACATACTTCAAAGGTTTATCAGAATATCGCAAACGTGTATTATCTCCTTGAAAATTTGGCGGGAAATGAAGATGCGGTAAGCGGATTGTTTGCAGAGAAAAGTACCGAAAAACAATGGCGACAATTCAAAGCATTAATTTCAAATAGTGATAACACCAAAGCCAGTATTATTAGTTCCGCTATTGGAAATTTATCATTCATTGGGAATGACCCTAATTTATGCAATCTGACATCAGTAGATACTTTTGATTTCTCCAACATGGCAAAGGAAAAGATTGTCTTGTTTCTAAATTGCGGAACGGCAGAGATGGAATATTATAGTCCTTTATTGGGTTTGTTTTTTGAACAGTTATTTACTGAATTATTTCGATCAATTCCTAAAGCATCAGACAATCATTTGTATCTCCTTATTGATGAATTATCCTCCATTCCTATTCCAAGCCTTTCAAAAGTAATCTCCAACGCTAGGAAGTACTTTTCCATCTTGGGAATCCTCCAGAGCGAAAATCAGCTCTACCAAAGCTATGGTGAGTACAATGCAAAAACTATTCTTAACAATGCCTGTCGCGTATATATGACAGGATTAAACGACGAATGTGAGCGGATTTCAAAGGCACTTGGAGAATATGAATACTATGCGGATAAAGAAAAGAAGATGTTGCGTACTCGACCACTGATGAGTAGTAGTGAGATTAGAACGATGCCCAAAGATCGTGTGATAGTCATTCCTAACGGTGGACTGCTTCCCTTGTATTGTAAGGTGAAGCCTTTTTACAAGGTTGGTAAGTACATGCGGTATCTCAACACCAAATTATTAGAGGAAGATACACCATCTCTGACAGCGAACTATCTAGCACAATACTTACCACTTGATGCGTATCAACAAAACAAGAATGAGTCATGA
- a CDS encoding caspase family protein yields MVTTRFYILIIINFIFICKVSSQQHNYESIKKDSLLQISWNSFSAEERKNIRYYLKTTYPESVEGIFSKAYLESVNDRKEEAISLYRQALKKEPNHLYSLLNLAIEVNYPESKMLIERVIEKDSSFSNYIALIRKFSLLYENESAEIVEDYIDTLTKQLSHTYLPLYLQGIYYMNKENYELANNSFEKALKIAPYNTYVIRNYVDVGINKLTNSNTPSEERLAYLNFILGEGKFKDLEKKLTKRELAEILHIVAEKLLLLRFNSDAFNIFNYSFYFYPTIESLKGAIKSSIPSKTKDLENLLNRAINLFDNNQALENILALRSLEYNFNLKKSKQHYLNSIQYSKTLKDSLNNTIQLALQYYILEPNDYSKASEILNSFKESKKNLNDTELYNIALNLHAVEFLNTNFEKALIHLNQANSFNTLKSSYYEERYKELKKLVNDITEKQVENEVLIVPTTVLETNNSMAISPNNKYIALGVRPTQLWDLEKKIKLRDIGIGGISSKFSLNNKYLAVIVNNKLSDEWTSSMIVIHNILNGDIEHIIPASHEREVSDFDWSPDSKKITYLTNNGEIYVYDLSLKKRIVSSRAGNILIGGSLLWHKSGKWIISGQAQSKYLTIHNSLDLSSIKRLNQVDWPHALGQTYDGKYLVCSDNNSNLTTWDIENEWSFYNKVNINQAAKTITAHPNKPIIAVNAFNKKGNYPLITFDVEKQKKLNSTTSVISAPKIYFSSNGEKIFKIENSKIDILSSETLTVNDSIIGESSYAYLGSTDKKNDYYITVDAEGVKIWNILNGRKVYTWNKKPDYFYKIESGEGDKYLAAFHDYNNRKTKVYIYNSSNISKSLVLQLDFKLDKIKESKDKYVFAGSYFKVSKNDNVKQGEIALVNKSDFKFINKYPDISLIEDILKYQGGIVPFAGFHTIDITENGKELIYATYWQDGTGHELSYSKKCRVIDLSQKLYLIIKTIKTDREIKQASYVGKNDSVIKISEGTQNKTFDRKRFESLSYDSNSLYEVSINLKNGDILKYSSNAISIERKNGTKDFIRYPYSNLIDLEVFEEKNLFISLTNLNQIEFFDLNKFAKRLTIIPKKNNEYFSYTPNGQYLSSNKFGNKVIWLSNNRFLELETLPENYNENLIKNQLSSIYSGKEFDLPVRYISKHNIPPNASYSLIKESHLFENYNYDFDFKIVKNNSRNKDPEIELFLNDELVKNHLIDKKILGDTIFYKAKLKLRKNNNSIRVMEKFNDLTLQRIYHKLYSNVVAEKQDRLPRLVILGIGISKYKDSSRNLDYAHKDIKDITNIFLKQRNVLFSEIKVDTLINNNATRDNIVGKIDEIQDYLKDSDVLLIYYAGHGELINEKLCLMPWGTDFKNKKRRYNISEFLDIGAIRRSDDANTIIMLDMCNAGNIKNEVFNNQKLNSNAKVTVFASSIGVQSFEDEDFGDGGNGAFTAAIISGLEGQADQLLNVGDENYEVDIFELSVFLKIKIEQLTNSIQVPYMTTTKDSGGSFVIFKNKKE; encoded by the coding sequence ATGGTCACTACTAGATTTTATATACTAATAATTATAAACTTTATTTTTATTTGTAAAGTTTCTTCACAACAACATAATTATGAATCCATAAAAAAGGATAGTTTATTACAGATTAGTTGGAATAGTTTTAGTGCTGAAGAGAGAAAAAATATTAGGTATTATCTAAAAACGACTTATCCAGAAAGTGTTGAAGGAATATTTTCAAAAGCATATTTAGAAAGTGTAAATGATCGGAAAGAAGAAGCTATTTCTCTTTACAGACAGGCTTTAAAAAAAGAACCCAATCATCTTTATTCTCTATTGAACTTGGCTATTGAAGTTAATTATCCTGAATCTAAAATGTTGATAGAAAGGGTTATAGAAAAAGATTCTTCTTTCAGTAATTATATAGCCTTAATTAGAAAGTTCAGTCTCCTATATGAGAACGAAAGTGCAGAAATAGTTGAAGACTACATAGACACCCTTACAAAACAACTCTCCCATACTTATCTACCTCTTTATCTTCAAGGTATTTATTACATGAATAAAGAAAATTATGAACTAGCAAATAATAGTTTTGAAAAGGCTTTAAAAATAGCTCCTTATAACACGTATGTTATCAGAAATTATGTTGATGTGGGAATTAATAAACTAACAAACAGTAACACTCCGAGCGAAGAAAGATTAGCTTATTTAAATTTTATTCTTGGAGAAGGGAAATTCAAAGATTTAGAAAAAAAATTAACAAAAAGAGAACTTGCGGAAATCTTACATATTGTAGCTGAAAAGTTGTTACTATTAAGATTTAATTCTGATGCCTTTAATATTTTTAACTATTCTTTTTATTTTTATCCAACAATAGAATCTTTGAAAGGAGCTATAAAATCTTCTATACCATCCAAAACTAAAGACTTAGAAAACCTACTGAATAGAGCAATAAATTTGTTTGATAATAATCAAGCTCTGGAAAATATTTTAGCTCTCAGAAGCCTTGAATATAATTTTAATTTGAAAAAATCAAAACAACATTATTTAAATAGTATTCAATACTCTAAAACATTAAAAGACTCTTTGAATAATACTATTCAATTGGCGCTTCAATATTACATTTTGGAACCTAACGACTATAGCAAAGCGTCAGAAATTTTAAATTCTTTTAAAGAATCTAAAAAAAACCTTAATGATACTGAACTTTATAATATCGCTTTGAACTTACACGCAGTTGAATTTCTGAATACAAATTTTGAAAAGGCTTTAATACATCTAAATCAAGCTAATAGTTTTAATACTTTGAAGAGTAGTTATTATGAAGAAAGATATAAGGAACTTAAAAAGTTAGTTAATGATATTACAGAAAAACAAGTTGAAAATGAGGTGTTAATAGTTCCTACTACAGTATTAGAAACTAATAACTCAATGGCAATATCCCCTAATAACAAATATATAGCACTTGGAGTTCGCCCAACTCAACTATGGGATTTAGAAAAAAAAATTAAATTAAGAGACATAGGAATTGGAGGAATATCATCAAAATTTTCCCTTAATAATAAATATTTAGCAGTAATAGTTAATAATAAATTATCTGATGAGTGGACGAGTTCTATGATTGTTATTCATAATATATTAAATGGAGACATTGAACATATTATTCCTGCATCACATGAAAGAGAAGTTTCTGATTTTGACTGGAGTCCAGATAGTAAAAAAATAACATATCTTACAAATAATGGTGAAATCTATGTTTATGATTTGTCCCTAAAAAAAAGAATTGTTTCTAGTCGTGCTGGAAATATATTAATTGGAGGAAGTTTATTATGGCATAAAAGCGGTAAGTGGATTATTTCTGGTCAAGCTCAATCTAAATATTTAACCATACATAATTCTCTAGATTTATCTAGCATCAAAAGATTAAATCAAGTAGATTGGCCGCATGCTCTAGGACAGACCTATGATGGTAAGTATTTAGTTTGTTCAGATAATAATAGTAATCTAACTACTTGGGATATTGAGAATGAATGGTCTTTTTACAACAAAGTTAATATAAACCAAGCAGCAAAAACAATAACTGCTCACCCTAATAAACCAATAATAGCTGTAAATGCTTTTAATAAAAAAGGTAATTACCCGTTAATAACATTTGATGTAGAAAAACAAAAGAAATTAAATTCAACAACCTCTGTAATAAGTGCTCCTAAAATTTATTTTTCAAGTAATGGTGAAAAAATATTTAAAATAGAAAACTCAAAAATAGATATATTGTCTAGTGAAACATTAACAGTTAATGACTCTATCATTGGTGAATCAAGTTATGCTTATTTAGGTAGCACGGATAAGAAAAATGACTATTATATAACTGTAGATGCTGAAGGTGTAAAAATATGGAATATTTTAAATGGACGAAAAGTTTATACGTGGAATAAAAAGCCAGATTATTTCTATAAAATTGAATCAGGTGAAGGAGATAAATATCTAGCTGCCTTTCACGATTATAACAATCGAAAAACAAAAGTCTACATATATAATTCTTCTAATATTAGTAAATCTTTGGTTTTACAACTTGATTTTAAATTGGATAAAATAAAAGAATCAAAAGATAAATATGTTTTTGCAGGTTCTTATTTCAAGGTATCTAAAAATGATAACGTAAAGCAAGGTGAAATTGCTCTTGTAAACAAATCAGACTTTAAATTTATAAATAAGTATCCAGATATTAGTTTGATTGAAGATATTCTAAAATATCAAGGAGGAATAGTTCCTTTCGCAGGATTCCACACAATAGACATTACAGAAAATGGAAAAGAACTCATTTATGCCACCTACTGGCAAGATGGTACTGGGCATGAGCTTAGCTATTCAAAAAAATGTAGAGTGATTGATTTATCACAAAAATTATACTTAATCATTAAAACAATAAAAACTGACCGAGAGATTAAACAAGCTAGTTATGTTGGGAAAAATGATTCAGTAATTAAAATATCTGAAGGAACTCAAAATAAAACATTTGACAGAAAAAGGTTTGAATCACTATCTTATGACAGTAATAGTCTTTACGAAGTATCTATAAATCTTAAAAATGGAGACATCCTAAAATATAGCTCAAATGCTATTTCAATTGAAAGGAAAAATGGTACTAAGGATTTCATTCGCTACCCATACTCAAACTTAATTGATTTAGAGGTTTTTGAGGAAAAAAACCTTTTTATTAGCCTTACTAATTTAAATCAAATTGAGTTTTTCGATTTAAATAAATTTGCAAAAAGGTTAACTATAATTCCTAAGAAAAATAATGAATACTTTTCATATACCCCAAATGGTCAATATTTAAGTTCAAATAAGTTTGGAAATAAAGTGATTTGGTTATCTAATAATCGTTTTCTTGAATTAGAAACTTTGCCTGAAAATTATAATGAAAACCTTATTAAAAATCAGCTATCATCAATATATTCAGGAAAAGAGTTCGATTTACCTGTAAGATATATATCTAAACACAATATACCTCCCAACGCTTCTTATTCTTTAATAAAAGAATCTCATTTGTTTGAAAATTATAATTACGATTTTGATTTTAAAATTGTAAAGAATAATTCTAGAAATAAAGACCCAGAAATTGAATTGTTTCTTAATGACGAATTAGTTAAAAATCATTTGATAGATAAGAAAATTTTAGGAGATACTATATTCTACAAAGCTAAATTGAAATTAAGAAAAAATAATAACTCAATACGAGTAATGGAAAAATTCAATGACTTAACATTACAGCGTATATATCATAAGCTATATTCCAATGTTGTTGCAGAGAAACAGGATAGATTACCGAGGTTAGTGATATTAGGGATAGGAATTTCTAAATATAAAGATTCCTCGAGAAATTTAGATTATGCACATAAAGATATTAAAGATATAACAAACATTTTCTTAAAACAGCGAAATGTTCTTTTTAGCGAAATAAAAGTTGATACATTAATTAACAATAATGCTACTAGAGATAATATTGTAGGCAAAATAGATGAAATCCAAGACTATCTTAAAGATAGTGATGTATTACTTATTTATTATGCTGGTCATGGAGAATTGATTAATGAAAAACTTTGTCTAATGCCATGGGGTACAGACTTCAAAAATAAAAAAAGGCGCTATAACATAAGTGAGTTCTTGGATATTGGTGCTATAAGAAGGTCTGATGATGCAAATACAATCATAATGCTTGATATGTGTAATGCAGGTAATATCAAAAATGAAGTTTTTAATAACCAAAAACTAAATTCTAATGCAAAAGTTACTGTTTTTGCATCTAGTATTGGAGTGCAGTCTTTCGAAGATGAAGATTTCGGAGATGGGGGAAACGGAGCATTCACGGCGGCTATAATTTCAGGATTAGAAGGGCAGGCCGACCAACTTTTAAATGTAGGTGATGAAAATTATGAAGTAGACATCTTTGAACTTTCAGTTTTTCTAAAAATTAAAATAGAACAATTAACTAACAGTATACAGGTTCCTTATATGACTACAACCAAAGATAGTGGAGGGAGTTTTGTAATCTTTAAAAATAAAAAAGAATGA
- a CDS encoding helix-turn-helix domain-containing protein, whose protein sequence is MKWYRKRADISQQDVATLLNIIPQTLTRYENGARDPTPEVIITYHILFGVTLHELFTPLFKKIKPKLVERSKIMIDDINHNPSPKGNQRITYLQSIVNLIGEEKSHESDK, encoded by the coding sequence TTGAAGTGGTATCGCAAGCGTGCAGATATATCGCAACAAGATGTTGCCACCTTGCTGAATATCATTCCACAAACCTTAACCCGTTATGAAAACGGGGCACGTGACCCAACCCCCGAAGTTATCATCACTTACCATATCCTCTTCGGCGTCACGCTCCACGAACTGTTTACACCTCTGTTCAAAAAGATAAAACCGAAATTAGTAGAACGAAGTAAGATTATGATTGATGATATCAATCATAATCCATCACCGAAGGGGAATCAAAGGATAACATACTTACAAAGTATTGTCAATCTAATAGGGGAAGAAAAAAGCCATGAGTCAGATAAGTAA
- a CDS encoding replication protein, with product MQYQQTTQTPNELFDIHLPQLTFSELKILLYIIRQTYGWTYKNGKRKKRDRITYKQLHHKTGVSIRSIPSTIQSLVTKHHIQITNYQGDLLHTPDTRKGKVCIYYAPCFESYAKNNTKVCKKVPQDVQNSRYNKTKETKLIGQKNFQHNPSRMSDIQRLQEILANRNA from the coding sequence ATGCAATACCAACAAACCACCCAGACTCCCAATGAGTTATTCGATATCCATTTACCACAACTCACCTTTTCAGAATTAAAAATACTGCTGTACATCATCCGACAAACGTACGGATGGACATACAAGAATGGAAAACGAAAAAAGCGAGACCGAATCACGTACAAACAACTCCATCACAAAACAGGAGTATCTATCAGGTCAATTCCTTCAACGATTCAGTCACTTGTCACTAAGCATCATATTCAAATAACCAACTATCAAGGAGATTTACTTCATACCCCTGATACACGTAAGGGAAAGGTATGCATCTATTACGCACCTTGTTTTGAAAGCTATGCAAAAAATAACACTAAGGTCTGCAAAAAGGTACCTCAAGATGTGCAAAATAGTAGATATAACAAAACTAAAGAGACAAAACTAATAGGACAAAAGAACTTTCAGCACAATCCATCACGAATGTCAGATATTCAACGTCTGCAAGAGATTTTAGCGAATCGTAATGCGTAA
- a CDS encoding recombinase family protein has product MNNVYGYIRVSDKKQEKGVSFAEQRRILAEYAKANNLTIIHFYKETKTAAKRGRPFFNEMMENLKLEKASGVIIHKIDRSARNLHDWADIGDLIDNNIQVYFAHENLNLNERGGRLSADIQAVMASDYVRNLRQEIVKGMYGRLKQGMYPWGAPVGYMNNGKGKIKTIDPIKAPLVKEVFKLYLSESYNIITLAEEMKKRGLRNTAGNFVDKNSIITILKNPFYIGIMQVKGQTFTGKHESLISTKKFEQAQLILKARDRKGKGLKHFYLFRKLLKCKNCNATLCGERQKGRIYYRCQRRECPNKGIREDTVEFQVKNKLKEIALHQSEVEDIGNILDIERKNFNTIKQSKLSGYKLQLHQLQNQEEKLLDAYLDNVIEKNDYQKRKKKLLIKLQGIEECISNINTETEKTFKRIEEVLELCYEPLKLYNSSIIEEKREYLKNVISNFEVTAKKVYFSMCSPYDDLAKRHFLDLCAHNQDTQRTSTLQIDHTNKALDIPRKAMKKKEVEEFVHTLMRLEGM; this is encoded by the coding sequence ATGAATAACGTTTATGGATACATTCGTGTATCGGACAAAAAACAAGAAAAAGGAGTTTCTTTTGCTGAACAAAGGAGAATCTTAGCAGAATATGCTAAAGCCAATAATTTAACAATTATTCACTTTTATAAAGAGACAAAGACTGCGGCGAAACGTGGTCGCCCATTCTTTAACGAAATGATGGAGAATCTTAAACTAGAAAAAGCAAGTGGTGTCATCATTCACAAGATTGATAGAAGTGCTCGTAATCTGCACGATTGGGCAGACATAGGAGATTTGATTGACAACAATATCCAAGTCTATTTTGCTCATGAAAACCTTAATCTTAACGAACGAGGTGGACGATTGTCTGCCGATATTCAAGCGGTGATGGCTTCGGATTATGTTCGGAATTTGAGACAAGAAATTGTTAAGGGAATGTACGGGCGACTCAAACAAGGCATGTATCCATGGGGTGCGCCCGTTGGATACATGAATAATGGAAAAGGAAAGATAAAAACAATTGACCCTATTAAAGCACCTCTTGTGAAAGAAGTTTTTAAACTTTATTTAAGTGAATCATACAATATTATTACGCTGGCAGAAGAAATGAAAAAAAGAGGTTTACGTAATACAGCAGGAAATTTTGTTGATAAAAATAGTATCATTACTATTTTAAAGAATCCTTTTTATATAGGAATTATGCAAGTGAAAGGACAAACTTTTACAGGAAAGCATGAGTCACTTATTAGTACGAAAAAATTTGAGCAAGCTCAACTAATATTAAAAGCGAGAGACCGAAAAGGAAAAGGCTTGAAACACTTTTATTTGTTCAGAAAATTACTCAAATGTAAAAATTGTAATGCAACTCTCTGCGGTGAACGCCAAAAAGGAAGAATATATTATCGTTGTCAACGCAGAGAATGTCCGAACAAAGGAATTCGTGAGGATACTGTTGAGTTTCAGGTGAAAAATAAATTAAAAGAAATCGCTCTTCATCAATCAGAAGTTGAAGACATCGGCAATATACTTGATATTGAAAGAAAGAATTTTAATACTATCAAACAATCAAAATTAAGCGGATATAAATTACAGTTACATCAATTACAGAATCAAGAGGAAAAACTACTTGATGCCTACTTGGATAATGTTATTGAAAAGAACGATTACCAGAAAAGGAAAAAGAAACTCCTTATCAAGTTACAAGGTATTGAAGAATGTATTTCCAACATAAATACTGAAACTGAGAAGACATTCAAAAGAATTGAAGAAGTTCTCGAACTTTGCTACGAGCCTTTAAAACTCTATAATTCTTCAATTATTGAAGAAAAACGGGAATATCTTAAAAACGTTATCTCGAACTTTGAGGTTACTGCAAAAAAGGTTTATTTCTCAATGTGTTCTCCGTATGATGACCTAGCCAAAAGACATTTTTTGGATTTGTGTGCACATAATCAGGACACCCAACGAACTTCGACGTTACAAATAGACCATACAAATAAAGCGCTTGATATACCTCGAAAAGCTATGAAGAAAAAGGAGGTGGAAGAATTTGTTCACACGCTCATGAGATTAGAAGGTATGTAA
- a CDS encoding type IV secretory system conjugative DNA transfer family protein yields MKHRMYNRDVSYLAFTNFRNNHKLFGIKQRDRLLHTYILGKTGTGKTNLLTTLILQDIKHDRGVCVFDVHGDLSHTIISHIPKYRIRDFIHLDISNPHLEYRYNPLKRVSEEKRSLVASSLLETFQKLWRGAWGVKLEHILRYVILTLLEQPRANLADIPRLIHDQRYQQACVRNTTSKVITSFWIDEFPKYTKNDLVPILNKVGAFLVHPAIRRFLIENKKELSLRRCMDEGKIVIVDISKGKLGVDVSNLVGSFLLNAIMSAGFSRIDTQEDKRRMFHVFLDEFHNYTTPSIVNMLSEIRKWNISLTMAHQYLYQIDGDIRNSVLGNVGTIICFRLGQADAKYMEKEFYPVFTSSDVSNLENHDIYLKLMISGRPSRPFSATTVEFSYILTLPT; encoded by the coding sequence ATGAAGCATCGAATGTACAATCGAGATGTTAGCTATCTAGCATTTACTAATTTTAGAAACAACCATAAACTCTTTGGCATCAAACAAAGAGATCGACTCCTTCATACTTACATTCTAGGAAAGACAGGAACAGGGAAGACCAATCTATTAACGACACTCATTCTTCAAGATATTAAACACGACAGAGGTGTATGTGTTTTTGATGTACATGGCGACCTCTCACACACCATTATCAGTCACATTCCCAAGTACAGAATCCGTGATTTCATTCATCTTGATATTTCAAATCCACATCTTGAATACCGATACAATCCGCTTAAACGTGTTTCAGAAGAAAAACGTTCCTTGGTTGCATCATCCTTGTTAGAAACCTTTCAGAAGCTTTGGCGTGGTGCTTGGGGCGTGAAATTGGAGCATATCCTACGCTATGTCATTCTCACGCTGTTAGAGCAACCACGGGCAAATTTGGCGGATATTCCACGACTCATTCATGACCAACGCTATCAGCAAGCATGTGTAAGAAATACCACGAGTAAGGTCATTACATCGTTTTGGATTGATGAATTTCCAAAATACACCAAAAATGATTTAGTTCCGATTCTCAACAAGGTTGGAGCCTTCCTTGTTCATCCCGCTATTCGTCGATTCTTGATTGAAAATAAGAAAGAACTGTCACTGCGCCGGTGCATGGATGAAGGGAAGATTGTCATTGTCGATATCAGCAAAGGGAAGTTGGGTGTTGATGTATCAAATCTTGTCGGTTCATTTCTGTTAAACGCCATTATGAGTGCAGGTTTTTCAAGAATTGATACCCAAGAAGACAAGCGCAGAATGTTCCATGTCTTTTTAGATGAGTTTCACAACTACACGACTCCTTCCATTGTAAATATGCTTTCAGAAATTAGAAAATGGAATATTTCTTTAACGATGGCGCATCAATACTTGTATCAAATTGATGGAGATATTAGGAATTCGGTATTGGGGAATGTGGGAACCATTATCTGCTTTCGCTTGGGACAAGCCGATGCCAAGTACATGGAAAAAGAGTTTTATCCTGTATTTACTTCTTCAGATGTAAGCAATTTAGAGAACCATGACATTTATCTCAAGCTTATGATAAGTGGACGACCTAGCCGACCTTTTTCAGCAACAACGGTTGAATTCTCATACATTTTGACGTTACCAACGTAA
- a CDS encoding JAB domain-containing protein, with product MKTTLPSTWLNHTHEIELHYVRPLFEEMQYIRSSKSVNEMIRQYANPKQLDVKEHFWTIFLNNANGVVGIAEIGTGSCTSVIIHTKHIFQLALLTNASAIIVVHNHPSGKLSISRADKGITKKLCNAGDLIDVRVLDHLIITSESYISLADENLM from the coding sequence ATGAAAACAACTTTACCAAGTACGTGGCTCAATCACACCCACGAAATTGAACTTCATTATGTACGACCACTGTTTGAAGAGATGCAGTACATACGAAGTTCAAAAAGTGTAAATGAGATGATACGACAGTACGCAAACCCAAAACAACTTGATGTAAAAGAACACTTTTGGACAATTTTTTTGAATAACGCTAATGGTGTTGTTGGTATTGCTGAAATTGGTACAGGAAGTTGTACCAGTGTAATTATCCATACCAAGCACATCTTTCAACTAGCACTCTTAACCAATGCAAGCGCTATCATCGTAGTTCACAATCATCCTTCAGGAAAACTGAGCATTTCAAGAGCAGATAAAGGAATTACTAAGAAACTATGCAACGCAGGAGACCTCATTGATGTTAGAGTTCTTGACCACCTTATCATCACTTCTGAAAGCTATATCTCTTTGGCTGATGAAAACTTAATGTAG